TCCAGCTGCTCTGATTCGGGTTTTCCAGTAAGGTCCGGATCTCGTGCGCTTCGTGACCCGACCAGATGGCTAGTAATGTGCGGGGAGCCATACCAAGCATACCGCCCAGCAGAATATTTTTCAAGTGGGCCCCTGATAGCGCAAACAATAAATTGGTCAGGCCGAAGGGAAGAATAGGGGAGAGCTTGGCAAAAAAGATAACTTCTAACTCCTTGTCCAAAATGCGATCGAGCACCGATTGCGCCTTAGGATTTCGTCGTAAAAATTGAATAAACCGATCATGGTCGAGCCAGCGAACGAGTAGGTTGATAAATAATATACCACCCATGTTGATCGCGAATAACGGCAAAACGGCCTGCCAGCCTAGAAAATAACCGAAGATCAGGGCCAGCATGGTTGGAGGAGTTAACGCGGCCGATGTGATCGAGCAGATCAGCGTGATAACGGCCCATTCCCAGGCCGTGAAATTGGCAATAGCGGCTTCATGGACTACGGCGTAATAGGTCAGCAGTGACGTAAACACAATGGGTGTTACCGACAGAACGATGCCTGCAACGACTGGACCGGTGAGGTTCTTGAGAATGGCTGATTTCACAATATAGCAAACTACGAAAGGCGTGATGTGTTTTTGGTGATTCTCTCGTGCATAAAGGCTGAGGGATGCGGAACATTACTCCGCTTTCTGTCCGACGGGCCGAATGTCCACGTTACTTTGTTACCTTCGGGCATGAAATTCGGAACCAAAGCCATCCATTCCGGTGTAGAGCCGGACCCAACGACGGGCGCGATCATGACGCCTATTTATCAGACATCGACCTACGTTCAGGAGTCGCCGGGGAAGCACAAGGGGTATGAATACGCCCGGACTCAGAATCCAACGCGGAATGTCCTGCAAACGAATCTAGCCGCTCTCGAAAATGGTAAACACGGTATCTGTTACTCATCCGGATTAGGCGCGACCGACGCGATTCTGAAGCTGTTTAAGCCGGGTGATGAGATTATCGCCAGCAACGACCTGTACGGCGGCACCTATCGGATCATGGTGCGCGTATTTCAGGAATTCGGGCTTACCTTCAAATTTGTCGGCTTGGAGAATCCAGCGAATCTGGAAGCGGCTATTACGCCAGCCACAAAAATGGTCTGGATCGAAACCCCGACGAATCCGTTATTGCGTCTGGTCGATATTGCGGCCATTGCGGCCATCACCAAACCGCGCAACATCCAGCTTGTGGTCGACAATACATTTGCCTCGCCGTATCTACAAAATCCCCTCGATATGGGCGCTGACGTGGTCATGCATTCGGTTACGAAATACCTGGGCGGTCATTCGGATACGGTTATGGGCGCTATCGTGTTGAACGACGACGAAACGGCTCAGCGACTGGCGTTCATTCAGAATGCCTGCGGGGCTGTACCGGGACCACAGGATTGCTTTTTGGTGCTTCGGGGTATAAAAACGCTGCACGTTCGGATGCAGCGCCATTGCGAGAATGCCATGAAGGTCGCCCAGTATCTGGAACAACATCCCAAAGTGAGCCAGGTCTATTACCCCGGTCTGGAGTCGCATCCCGCTCACGAGCTGGCCAAGAAGCAAATGCGTGGCTTTGGTGGTATGCTATCGTTCGAGCTGAAAGGCGACTCGATGCCCGAAGCCGTTCACGTGATGGAAAGCTTCCAGGTGTTTTCGCTGGCCGAATCATTGGGGGGCGTCGAGTCACTTTGCACACATCCTGCCAGCATGACCCACGCCAGTATTCCGAAAGAAGAACGCGTGAAGAATGGACTTAAAGACACGCTCATCCGGCTGAGCGTTGGCATTGAAGACGTTGAGGACCTGATCCAGGATCTGGAACAGGCAATCGGGTAAGTCTGAACCGCCCGGCGATCTGCCGGGCGGTTCAGCCATTAGAAGCGTACTCGAACCCCGGCCAGGAAATTACGTCCGGCCTGTGGATAATAGCCATTATCGGCGGTTACTTTCCCTTCGGAGATGTATGCGTAGGTGTAGCCATTCGACTCATACAGTTCGTTTAGAACGTTATTGAACAGGAGGGTAAAGGCAATTTCCTGCGCGAACTTGGGCTTGATGGAATAGATGATCCGGATGTCGTTCGTGAAGTATGGATTTAGCTTCCGGCTTTCATTCGACGTATTGTCCATGTACTGTTTCCCAACATATTTCGAAAGTAACCCCAATTCCAGCCCTTTGGCGGGGGTGAACAGCAACTGCGATCCGGCAATGATGTTCGGCGAAAATGATATGTCCGTTTCGCTGTAGGTCCGTCGCTCCTGGGAACCGTTGTCAAAATTATCCAGATACTCGGTAAAGTTTTTGACCCGGTTGCGGCTAAAGGTCGCATTGACGTTCCAGCGAAGTTGTTTGGCCAGTCGTGCGCCAGCTTCCAGTTCCAGCCCAGCCCGGTAGCTGATCGGAATATTTACCCGGTTATACGCGCCAACATCGTTGAGCTGACCCGACAATACCAGCTGATTGCGGTAATTCATGTAGTACGCATTGACGGTAAACGCCACTTGACTGGTCTGAATTTTGTAACCCGCTTCATAATCGATCAGTCGTTCTGACTTCGGACGGCTCTCCGGCGTCGACTGGGTGTAATCATCGCGGTTTGGTTCGCGCTGGCCTACACCAACCGAGGCATAAGCGGTACTGCGATCATTGAGCACGTAGGTGAACCCCGCTTTGGGATTAAAAAATGTCAATTTTGCATCCTGCTGTACATTTTGCAGTTGGCTGTTGAAACCCAGAAATGAGTAGTCGATCGTCCGAACCTGTACGTCGACGAACGCATTCAATGGCTTGCTGATCTGATAAAAGGCCTTCGCGTATAGATTGAAGTCACGTTTCGTCGCATCATCGCTGTAGTACCGGTCGCGGATGTTCGTGTTGCCCGCCACACGCGCCCAGATAATTTCGCCGTAGTGCGCGCCCTGGTAATTATTCCAGCCTCCGCCAATGTTAGCGGTCAGCTTACCGAAGCTATTGTAATCGAGCGAAAAAACAGCGCCGTAGAAATCGTTGCTCAGCCAGCGACGGCGAATAATATCAGTCCGGCTAATGGTCGAATCGCCAATAACGACGTTCGGTAGTCCGTAATTGCTGAATCGGTCATTGGGTCGGTATTGTTCGTAATAACCCTTTCCTTTCGTGTAGAAAGCCGAAACATTCAGTCGCCAGTTCCGGCTTAATTCGTGCGAGGTGATAAGCTGGTAATTATCCTGCTGGTAATTATCCGTTTCGTTGTCGTACGTATACACGTTGTACGTACGGTTCGTTTTTAGCAGGTTTTCGGGCACCCCGCCCCACGATTGGTACGTTTGCTCCTGACCCGAAAACACGTTCAGCCGGAAAAAACTCTTTTTTGTGTAATAACCACCTGAGATATAGAACGACCGCAAATCAGAGAAAGCCCGATCGACATAGCCATCGGAATAAATCTTTGATAGTCGGGCATCGAGTACGAAGTGGTTACTGAGCAACCCCGTTCCAGCCAACACATTGACCTTGCGCGTGCCGAACGAGCCACCCGACAGGTTGACTTCGGCATAGGGTTTTTCTTCCAGCTTGTTTGTCTGAATATTGACCGACGCCCCGAAAGCACCTGCGCCGTTGGTCGACGTGCCTACGCCCCGCTGAATCTGAATGCTGCTCACCGAGGAGGCAAAATCAGGCATGTTCACAAAGAAGGTTCCCTGCGATTCGGCATCGTTGTATGGAATGCCATTGAGCGTGACGTTTACACGCGTCGCATCGGACCCGCGAATACGGATACCCGTATACCCAACACCCGCACCTGCGTCGGAAGTTGTCACGATGGAAGGGGTAAAATTGAGAAGCTGCGGAATATCCTGTCCCAGGTTCAGCTTGTTCAGGTCCCGGCGCGTAACGTCTGTGTACGCAATGGCTGATTTCTGATTGGCGCGTGTCGCGCTTACGACCACTTCGTCGACAGCCACCGCCGTTCTGGCCAGACTAACGGAAAGCGTTTTGTTTTGCGTTACGTCCAGTACCTGCGTTTGGGGCTCATAGCCCAGGAGCGACACACGAAGTAATACGGAGCCCGGCTTCACATTTGTGAGCTGAAACGCACCGTTCGCATCCGTAAAAGTCCCTTTGTAGGTGCCTTCAATGGTGATTGCTGCGCCGGGTAACATACCGCCCTCGGCATCATTGACCGTGCCCGAAATGGCGTATTGGGCCCAGGCAGGTAGGCTGACTAGCCATAGCAAAGCTGTTGAAAGAAGTAAATAGACAGACTGTTGTCTTGAGTACTGTAGCTCAATCGTCGGTTTTTTCATGATGAAAAACGTGACGATAGGCAAGGGGCCAAACCTATCTCTGGTTAGATATAGTTGTTGGTTAGTTCTGACCACGGTATGAAACCGTGACTACATTTCCCTTCGCAGCATTACCCGCGCAGGTTCAATGGGTATAATCTCAGCCCGTTGTTATGAGGCACCCCTTAGAAGATTAGCGACGCAAAGTTAAGGTAAATTTAACAAAACAAGATTTCGCGTCGATCGTTTTTAGCAATATACCAGTATATTGACGTATGAGTGAGTTTGATTTGGTTGTGTTAGAAGAAGATACGGACAGTGGTCGTTTGAAAGTGGGCGACGTTGGTACTATCCTGACCGTTTACAATGAAGGGAAAGCCTTTGAAGTCGAATTTGTGACGTTGACCGGCGAAGCCGTGGCGATTGAGACACTGTTAGCCCACCAGATTCGCCCCGTACGACCCTCAGAAGTTATGGCTGTACGCGATATGGCTGTTGAATAAACAATTCTTCTGTAAACTTTTGAGCATTACGCTTTTCCGCAATTACAAATATTCCTAATTTTGCAGTCCAAATTGCAAACAGATGAGCAAAAAGAACAGCGGACTGGATTTTTTGGAAGACCCGGACGCATTAGAGGGGCGATTAGAGGATGTTGGTGACTTTTTCCAGCAGAACCGAAATATTGTTTTAGGCGTGATTGGCGGCATTGTATTGCTGGTCGTCGGTTATTTCGGCTATCGGTATTACGTCAGTAGCCAGGATGAAACGGCACAGGTCGAACTGTTCCCATCCGTCTATCAACTCGAAGCCGACTCCCTTAAAAAAGCCCTCAACGGCGATGGTAGAACCCCTGGCTTGCTGGCTGTTGCAGACAACTACGGTGCAACGAAGGGCGGTAATCTGGCCGAATTCTATGCTGGCGTTGGTTTGTTGAAACAAGGTAAATATGACGAAGCTATCGATCACCTGAAAAGCTTCAGTTCATCGGATTTGCTGGTGCAGGGTCGTGCTTACGCCCTCATTGGTGATGCATACGTAGAAAAGAAGAGCTACGATGAAGCGGCTGATTATTACCAGAAAGCCGTTGATTACAAACCGAATAAATTCTTCACACCTGGCTATCTGCTGAAGCTGGCTGTTGCCCGTGAGCAGGCAAAGCAAAACGATAAAGCCCTCGAAGCATACACTACGATTATTGACAAGTATCCACAATCTGCCGAGGCCGTTAGTGCCAAGAAGTACAAATCCGTGCTTGAAGCAACGGTCGGCGAGTCATAGGCGTACTTGAATAACTCAATACTGCAAAGGACAAAGCCGACCGAGGTTTTGTCCTTTTTTTGTTGACCGGAATTGCGCTGAGCTACGGATTAGCCGAATTAAAGGCTTAGGTTTCAACAACTGACCACTCTGTAAATCAGCGCAATTTCGGTCGGAAAGTTAGTTTACTTAGCAAAATCCTGCCGGGTAACCGGTACAATTTATATGGCATCTGACTTAAAAAACCTTAGCGTCTTTTCAACGGACGCGCTTCCTGATGTAAGCGAACGTCGGTTTGCAATTCTCGTTTCCGAATGGAACACAGAGATAACGGAAGCTCTGTTCAGGGGCGCTTATGATACGTTGCTGGCTCACGGCGCAAAAGCCGACCATATTATTCGGGGCAATGTGCCGGGTAGTTACGAGCTGACTTTGGGCGCACAGTGGTTTGCCCAGCGCGACGATATCGATGCGGTTATCGCACTGGGTTGCGTCATTCAGGGCGAGACAAAACACAACGATTACATCAACCATGCCGTAGCGCAGGGCTTGACGACCGTTGGCCTGAAAACGGGTAAGCCGGTTATTTTTGGCGTCTTGACCCCGAATGATCAGCAACAGGCACTAGACCGGGCGGGCGGCATTCACGGCAACAAAGGCGACGAAGCAGCGATCACGGCCATCAAAATGCTGGGTTTGCAAAGACAGGTTTACACTCAATTTTAACTGCTCATTCACCCTTTCACTTTTTAAAAATGCACGTCTGGAAATTTGGCGGAACATCGGTTGGAAAGCCTGATCGCATGCAGTCCATCCGTAACTTGATTACTGAAGATACTACCCGTAAAATCGTCGTTCTGTCGGCGCTTTCCGGCTCTACCAACACGCTATTGGCCATCGGCGAGGCAGCCAAGGTTAATGACGAAGCGGAAGTTGATGCCAAGATCGACTCGCTTAAAACGCATTACGATGCGTTTATCGATGAGCTATACAAAACGCCGGAAGGTAAGGCGGCAGGACAGCAGATCGTTGATACTGAATTCTCGTTCATTCGATCGCTGACCGGCATCAAACCGTTCACGTTAAAGCAGGAGAAGGAACTGGTTGCGGAAGGTGAGTTATTAAGTACGCAGATTTTCCAGGCGTTTCTGGTTGAAGAAGGTGTGCCCTCAACATTGCTGCCCGCGCTGGAATTTATGCGGATCGATGCGGACAACGAACCCGAAATCCACTACACGGAAGAAAAGCTAGCTGAGTTACTAGCTCAACATACTGACAAACAAATCATCGTAACGCAGGGCTTCATCTGCCGGAATCCGCGTGATGAAGTCGATAACCTCAAACGGGGTGGCTCCGATTATACGGCTTCCCTGATCGGAGGAGCCATTCGGGCCGACGAAATTCAGATCTGGACGGATATTGACGGGATGCATAACAACGATCCGCGGATTGTGAAAAACACATTCCCGGTTCGTGAGCTGACGTTCGATGAAGCGGCTGAACTGGCTTATTTCGGTGCCAAAATTCTGCATCCGTCCACCATTACGCCTGCCCGTATGTTCGGCGTTCCCGTGCGGCTCAAGAATACGATGGACCCCAGCGCACCTGGTACGCTCATTGCCGACAGAACAAGTGATCAGGTATTTAAGGCGATTGCTGCGAAAGATGGCATCACGGCCTTATACATCCATTCAACCCGTATGCTGAATGCGTACGGATTCCTGCGCCGTATTTTCGAAATATTCGAGAAATACAAAACCCCGGTCGATATGCTGGCTACGTCGGAAGTATCAGTGTCGGTTACGATCGATAATACAGATCGAATTCAGGAGATCTCGGATGAGTTAAGTCAGTTCTGTACGCTTGAAGAGCCAGATTCTGACCAGACGATTATCTGTATCGTTGGTAATTTCAGTGCTGACAATGAGGGAGTAGCCTTGCGGGTGTTCAATGCTATGAAGAATATCCCGATCCGGATGATTTCGTACGGCGGCACCGAAAGCAATCTGTCGTTGCTTGTTCACAGCCGATACAAAGCAGACGCGCTCAACGCGTTGAATGACGGACTTTTTTCGCTGTAAACCATCACAGCAAATACAAGACAAAAACGAGCGTTGGCTCGTACAATCGCAATGCTTCAACTGAATTTCATCCGCGACAACAAAGAAACCACCCTAGCCGGGTTACGCAAGCGGAATTTTGCCAATGCCGAAGTCGTGGTAGAGCAAGTACTGACACTTGATCAGCAACGACGCGATACACAGCGCGAACTTGACGATGTACTGGCTCAATCCAATATGAAAGCCAGCCAGATCGGCGCCTTGATGAAGGCCGGTGATAAAGCAGCTGCTGAAGCTGCTAAAGCTGAAACGGCCGAACTAAAGACGCGCTCGAAGGAGTTGGCTGATACGTTACGCCAGGTAGAAGTGGACATGCAGGCTGTGCTGGTAACCATTCCCAACCTGCCCCACAGCAGTGTTCCGGAGGGTCGTACGCCGGAAGATAACGAGGTGCTGTTAGAGCATGGTGAAAAGCCGGTACTGGCTGAAGGCGCTCAACCGCATTGGGAGCTTATCAAGAAATACGACATTATCGATTTCGAGCTAGGTGTCAAGATTGCTGGTGCGGGTTTTCCCGTGTATAAAGGAAAGGGCGCGCGGATTCAGCGAGCGATGATTAATTTCTTCCTCGACGAAGCGATGAAAGCCGGTTATCTGGAAGTACAGCCGCCGGTTGTCGTCAACGAAGATTCTGGTTTCGGGACAGGTCAACTGCCTGACAAAGAAGGACAGATGTATTACATCAATGAGGAGAAGCTCTACCTGATTCCAACGGCAGAAGTACCCATCACGAACATGTACCGCGACGTGATTTTACCGGAAAATCAGCTACCGGTGAAAAACGTAGGGTATACGCCCTGTTTTCGGCGCGAAGCGGGTTCGTGGGGGGCACACGTTCGTGGCCTGAACCGATTGCATCAGTTCGATAAGGTTGAACTCGTGCGGATCGAAAAACCCGAAAATTCGTATGCCGCTCTGGAGGAAATGAGTCTGCATGTGCAGTCACTGTTGCAGAAGCTCGAGTTGCCGTATCGGGTATTGCGGCTGTGTGGTGGTGACATGGGTTTCACCTCAGCCCTGACGTATGATATGGAAGTCTGGTCGGCCGCTCAGCAGCGGTGGCTGGAAGTTAGCTCGGTGTCTAACTTCGAAACGTATCAGGCCAACCGACTCAAACTACGGTCGAAAGTAGAGGGGAAAATGCAGTTGCTCCATACGCTCAATGGGTCGGCGCTGGCGCTGCCCCGGATTCTGGCGTCAATTCTGGAAAATAACCAGACAGCGGAAGGCATTCGCATTCCAGCCGTTCTGGCTCCGTATTGTGGCTTCGAGGTAATCGACTAACAATCGCAGGAGTAATTTCCGTAACCGGGATAACGGGGCGACAGGTTGCCCGAAATGCTGACGACACGATCAAGGGCAATCTTGTCGCCCGTTGCCAGTTCGAGCCACTCAGTTCCGTCCTGCTGAACGAGTTGCTTGATTGTGACATCGGCTTTGATGAATTCGTTCAGGTCCGTCAGGTACTCGATGCGGACGAATTTTCCGGGAATGATCGCATCGCGGAATAACGTATCGGATGCGACGAAGTCAGGAGCGGTAATCGGTGAAGTTTCCATACGCATAGAACAAGATACACAAACGAAACGTGCCCCAGTTCAGAACGGAGGCACGTTTCGTTTGTACGGAGTGATCGCTTGCTGACTTGTTTTTCATATGCCGTATCTCCAAGATACGGCATATGAAAAACAAGTCAGCGAAAAACCCTGTTGATTAGTAACCTACTGTTTCCAGTTGCTTCTGAAATTCGCGCAGGATCGTTTCTTTCATAGCGATCTTACGCTTCTGCGTATTGATTTTATTCAGAACCTGCTTGTCGGCGTCGTTATTTGGATCGAGACCATCAGCGTCCTGGAGTGCAAATTGAAGATCGCTCTTTTCCCGTTTGACGAGGTATTCCATCTCCCGGATTTTGGTCCGAATCTGCTCAGACTGGCTTTTCAGCTCAAACGCCGGATACTTGCGGGACAGCACGCGTCCGAGGTAGCTTAACTCAAAAATCTTGTCGCAGGCCGCCCGGAAACGTTCGTTCAGAACCTTATCCTGTAATTTAAACGGCACCCGAACCTCTTTCCAGCTGTTCAACAGGACTTTAGCGCGCTCGGCAGCGGCAAAAATATCCGACTGTTTCGCCAGACTTTCGGCCTCATCGGCCATTTTCATCTGAGCCTCAATGCGCGGATCGACCTTCTTCTCGATGACAATGCCCTTCACGTCATTATATTTCGTGTAGAACATGGTCGTCGCTTTCTTGAACTGCTTATACAGCTTTCCGCTTTTCTTGATCGGTACTTCACCGACCGCTTTCCAGGCGTTGTTCAGCCGACGTACTTCCTGAAAAGCCGCGTCGAGGTCGCCTAGCCGGTTTGCCCGGAAGGCCAGCCGGATTAGCTCATCGTACTTGTCCAGCCGCTCCTGAATGACCTTGTTCTGCTCGTTGAAGAATTCGCGTCGACGCTGGAAGAACCCATCCAGCAGTTCCTGAAACCGCCCTTCGATTTCGGTTTCTGTGCCTTTATCGACGGGCCCGGTCTTGATCCACTTCGTTTTGATTTCCTGCAACTCGTCTGCCGTTGTCCGCCAGTCGGTACTATTAACGATCGCTTCGGCATCGGCAATCAGCGCGCGTTTGATCTCCAGATTTTTGAGTTGATTGACCGTAATCAACTCGGCCAGCAACTGCTCCTGGGCATCCAGCCGGTCGAGCAGGGGAGGAAACTCACCGAGGGCATCAAAGCCAAGCAGTTTTTTTCGGAGCTGAACCAGTTTTGTCAGGTAAGAACCCTTGTTCTGTGCCTCGTCAATGTCTTTCTCTAACTGGCTGACCTTATTTTCGGCGATGATGAAGCGATTCTTAAAATAGTCGAGCGCTTCCTGCTCAGTTCGTTTAACTTCGCCAATCTGGCGATCTTCGTAATTCAGGTAGCCTTTCAAAAATACCTTTCCGTCTTTGACGTAACCGTATTCATCTACCAGTGAAGCGTTTTCCATTACTATAACTTGGTTAAGGCTGCGCTGTGGGTTAATTTTGGGAATAATTGCCAACCACAAATCTATTAGAAATTAATGAGTCAGGAAACCATAATTTTCTCCATGGCGGGCGTGAGTAAAAATATTCCGCCTAACCGACAAATCCTAAAGAACATATACCTTTCCTTTTTTTACGGTGCTAAAATCGGTGTTTTGGGATTAAATGGCTCCGGTAAATCCACCCTGTTGCGCATTATTGCCGGTATCGATAAGAGCTACACGGGTGAGGTTGTTTTTTCGC
This genomic window from Spirosoma agri contains:
- a CDS encoding TVP38/TMEM64 family protein, giving the protein MKSAILKNLTGPVVAGIVLSVTPIVFTSLLTYYAVVHEAAIANFTAWEWAVITLICSITSAALTPPTMLALIFGYFLGWQAVLPLFAINMGGILFINLLVRWLDHDRFIQFLRRNPKAQSVLDRILDKELEVIFFAKLSPILPFGLTNLLFALSGAHLKNILLGGMLGMAPRTLLAIWSGHEAHEIRTLLENPNQSSWTQIIVVVLVIVSIAGLWQVVQRALK
- a CDS encoding cystathionine gamma-synthase — translated: MKFGTKAIHSGVEPDPTTGAIMTPIYQTSTYVQESPGKHKGYEYARTQNPTRNVLQTNLAALENGKHGICYSSGLGATDAILKLFKPGDEIIASNDLYGGTYRIMVRVFQEFGLTFKFVGLENPANLEAAITPATKMVWIETPTNPLLRLVDIAAIAAITKPRNIQLVVDNTFASPYLQNPLDMGADVVMHSVTKYLGGHSDTVMGAIVLNDDETAQRLAFIQNACGAVPGPQDCFLVLRGIKTLHVRMQRHCENAMKVAQYLEQHPKVSQVYYPGLESHPAHELAKKQMRGFGGMLSFELKGDSMPEAVHVMESFQVFSLAESLGGVESLCTHPASMTHASIPKEERVKNGLKDTLIRLSVGIEDVEDLIQDLEQAIG
- a CDS encoding TonB-dependent receptor; the protein is MKKPTIELQYSRQQSVYLLLSTALLWLVSLPAWAQYAISGTVNDAEGGMLPGAAITIEGTYKGTFTDANGAFQLTNVKPGSVLLRVSLLGYEPQTQVLDVTQNKTLSVSLARTAVAVDEVVVSATRANQKSAIAYTDVTRRDLNKLNLGQDIPQLLNFTPSIVTTSDAGAGVGYTGIRIRGSDATRVNVTLNGIPYNDAESQGTFFVNMPDFASSVSSIQIQRGVGTSTNGAGAFGASVNIQTNKLEEKPYAEVNLSGGSFGTRKVNVLAGTGLLSNHFVLDARLSKIYSDGYVDRAFSDLRSFYISGGYYTKKSFFRLNVFSGQEQTYQSWGGVPENLLKTNRTYNVYTYDNETDNYQQDNYQLITSHELSRNWRLNVSAFYTKGKGYYEQYRPNDRFSNYGLPNVVIGDSTISRTDIIRRRWLSNDFYGAVFSLDYNSFGKLTANIGGGWNNYQGAHYGEIIWARVAGNTNIRDRYYSDDATKRDFNLYAKAFYQISKPLNAFVDVQVRTIDYSFLGFNSQLQNVQQDAKLTFFNPKAGFTYVLNDRSTAYASVGVGQREPNRDDYTQSTPESRPKSERLIDYEAGYKIQTSQVAFTVNAYYMNYRNQLVLSGQLNDVGAYNRVNIPISYRAGLELEAGARLAKQLRWNVNATFSRNRVKNFTEYLDNFDNGSQERRTYSETDISFSPNIIAGSQLLFTPAKGLELGLLSKYVGKQYMDNTSNESRKLNPYFTNDIRIIYSIKPKFAQEIAFTLLFNNVLNELYESNGYTYAYISEGKVTADNGYYPQAGRNFLAGVRVRF
- a CDS encoding DUF4926 domain-containing protein — protein: MSEFDLVVLEEDTDSGRLKVGDVGTILTVYNEGKAFEVEFVTLTGEAVAIETLLAHQIRPVRPSEVMAVRDMAVE
- a CDS encoding tetratricopeptide repeat protein, whose product is MSKKNSGLDFLEDPDALEGRLEDVGDFFQQNRNIVLGVIGGIVLLVVGYFGYRYYVSSQDETAQVELFPSVYQLEADSLKKALNGDGRTPGLLAVADNYGATKGGNLAEFYAGVGLLKQGKYDEAIDHLKSFSSSDLLVQGRAYALIGDAYVEKKSYDEAADYYQKAVDYKPNKFFTPGYLLKLAVAREQAKQNDKALEAYTTIIDKYPQSAEAVSAKKYKSVLEATVGES
- the ribH gene encoding 6,7-dimethyl-8-ribityllumazine synthase — its product is MASDLKNLSVFSTDALPDVSERRFAILVSEWNTEITEALFRGAYDTLLAHGAKADHIIRGNVPGSYELTLGAQWFAQRDDIDAVIALGCVIQGETKHNDYINHAVAQGLTTVGLKTGKPVIFGVLTPNDQQQALDRAGGIHGNKGDEAAITAIKMLGLQRQVYTQF
- a CDS encoding aspartate kinase, whose amino-acid sequence is MHVWKFGGTSVGKPDRMQSIRNLITEDTTRKIVVLSALSGSTNTLLAIGEAAKVNDEAEVDAKIDSLKTHYDAFIDELYKTPEGKAAGQQIVDTEFSFIRSLTGIKPFTLKQEKELVAEGELLSTQIFQAFLVEEGVPSTLLPALEFMRIDADNEPEIHYTEEKLAELLAQHTDKQIIVTQGFICRNPRDEVDNLKRGGSDYTASLIGGAIRADEIQIWTDIDGMHNNDPRIVKNTFPVRELTFDEAAELAYFGAKILHPSTITPARMFGVPVRLKNTMDPSAPGTLIADRTSDQVFKAIAAKDGITALYIHSTRMLNAYGFLRRIFEIFEKYKTPVDMLATSEVSVSVTIDNTDRIQEISDELSQFCTLEEPDSDQTIICIVGNFSADNEGVALRVFNAMKNIPIRMISYGGTESNLSLLVHSRYKADALNALNDGLFSL
- the serS gene encoding serine--tRNA ligase, translated to MLQLNFIRDNKETTLAGLRKRNFANAEVVVEQVLTLDQQRRDTQRELDDVLAQSNMKASQIGALMKAGDKAAAEAAKAETAELKTRSKELADTLRQVEVDMQAVLVTIPNLPHSSVPEGRTPEDNEVLLEHGEKPVLAEGAQPHWELIKKYDIIDFELGVKIAGAGFPVYKGKGARIQRAMINFFLDEAMKAGYLEVQPPVVVNEDSGFGTGQLPDKEGQMYYINEEKLYLIPTAEVPITNMYRDVILPENQLPVKNVGYTPCFRREAGSWGAHVRGLNRLHQFDKVELVRIEKPENSYAALEEMSLHVQSLLQKLELPYRVLRLCGGDMGFTSALTYDMEVWSAAQQRWLEVSSVSNFETYQANRLKLRSKVEGKMQLLHTLNGSALALPRILASILENNQTAEGIRIPAVLAPYCGFEVID
- a CDS encoding DUF349 domain-containing protein, translated to MENASLVDEYGYVKDGKVFLKGYLNYEDRQIGEVKRTEQEALDYFKNRFIIAENKVSQLEKDIDEAQNKGSYLTKLVQLRKKLLGFDALGEFPPLLDRLDAQEQLLAELITVNQLKNLEIKRALIADAEAIVNSTDWRTTADELQEIKTKWIKTGPVDKGTETEIEGRFQELLDGFFQRRREFFNEQNKVIQERLDKYDELIRLAFRANRLGDLDAAFQEVRRLNNAWKAVGEVPIKKSGKLYKQFKKATTMFYTKYNDVKGIVIEKKVDPRIEAQMKMADEAESLAKQSDIFAAAERAKVLLNSWKEVRVPFKLQDKVLNERFRAACDKIFELSYLGRVLSRKYPAFELKSQSEQIRTKIREMEYLVKREKSDLQFALQDADGLDPNNDADKQVLNKINTQKRKIAMKETILREFQKQLETVGY